The window TCGGTTATCTCATAGGCAAGCTTGATCAAATCATCAGTCGTATCGCCAAGCGCCGATACCACCACAACCATTTTGTTGCCGCTTTTTTCGCCTTTGGCGACCCTTAGGGCCACCTGCTTGATCTTGACAATATCGGCCACACTGCTTCCGCCGTATTTTTGAACAATAACCCTATTTATTGACATTACGCTTTCTCCTGCGGTTTCGTATCCACACTGCCATTGCCTGATAAAAAACAACAAAAGCCAAAACAAATAGCACCAGG is drawn from Candidatus Omnitrophota bacterium and contains these coding sequences:
- a CDS encoding aspartate kinase, which encodes MSINRVIVQKYGGSSVADIVKIKQVALRVAKGEKSGNKMVVVVSALGDTTDDLIKLAYEIT